The DNA region AGCTCAGCACCTCGACATCGCGTATCGCCACGCCATCGCGCGCCTCGGCGGCCACTCCGTTGACTTCATAACGGCCCTGGGCAGCCACCAGGTAGGCCTTGCGGCCGCTCTCCAGGCGGTATTCCGCCTGCTGGCCAGCCTTCAGGGTGGCGGCTACCAGGCGGGCGCTGGCGCGGATGGGCAGGGCATCGCTGCCCTCGTCTATGCCGCTGGCCAGGGTCACGAAGCTGCCGGCGCGCTCACCTTTCGGGAAGGGCTTGGCACCCCAGGACGGCGCGGCGCCGAACTCGGTGGGCATGATCCAGATCTGGAAGATCTTGGTCGTCTCGCCTTCCAGGTTGTACTCGCTGTGGGCGATGCCGGTGCCCGCGCTCATCACCTGCACGTCGCCGGCTTCGGTGCGGCCCTTGTTGCCCAGGTTGTCCTGGTGGGTGATCGCGCCTTCGCGGACGTAGGTGATGATTTCCATGTCCCGATGCGGGTGCGGCGGGAAGCCACTGTTGGCGGCGATCTCGTCATCGTTCCAGACGCGCAGCTGGCCCCAGTTCATCCGCGCCGGGTCGTGGTACTCGGCGAAGGAGAAGTGGTGACGGGCGTTGAGCCAGCCGTGATGGGCACCGCCGAGCTGGTTGAAGGGGCGTACTTCGATCATGGGAATCTCCTCGTTGCTCGCAGGTGGTTGGGCTCTGCGGCGTGTTGGAGGCCATTTTTCATCAA from Pseudomonas tohonis includes:
- a CDS encoding pirin family protein; translated protein: MIEVRPFNQLGGAHHGWLNARHHFSFAEYHDPARMNWGQLRVWNDDEIAANSGFPPHPHRDMEIITYVREGAITHQDNLGNKGRTEAGDVQVMSAGTGIAHSEYNLEGETTKIFQIWIMPTEFGAAPSWGAKPFPKGERAGSFVTLASGIDEGSDALPIRASARLVAATLKAGQQAEYRLESGRKAYLVAAQGRYEVNGVAAEARDGVAIRDVEVLSFTASEDTEIVLVDVA